Within Ammospiza nelsoni isolate bAmmNel1 chromosome 32, bAmmNel1.pri, whole genome shotgun sequence, the genomic segment CGTACTCCAAAGGACGAGTGCACTCCTCAGATTTTTCATTCTTCaatattgtttattatttcttatctacaaagccgtctcccagcctgacagaggtctgccCAGCAAgacagccatgggcacactgaccTCCCACTGGGCAGTcgtctatttttatactaaaaactacgtataagatatttacctttacCTTCCAgtaccttttacccttattaacaaGTGCAGATTTAATatgaaccaatcccaaagtgccagcatcaccactaaagatggatgacaagaagaagagaaggacaagacacgccctaattcctccatcttgtctcctaaaaacccccctgtaccaaaatcccaaaacctgtgttttcacCCTGTGAATAATCAACTCCTTCACCACTTATCCCCAAGTGATTCTCTTGTCCTCATACAGGTGGCACATCCCGTGCAGGGTCAAAATCCAACCACCaagcacttctggcaacattccaggatttccgAGCCCCCCAGGGGTTATCTCGGCAACTTTGGACATcaggagtgatgtgctgagttcccacagccagggacagctgaGGCCTCACCTTGCGAGCTTTCTTCTCGCTCCGgctctgttttgctttgctgacGGGTTCTTCGTCTATTTCGGCTGCTGCCGcgagctgcagggaggggaaaaaccATCAGTGACAATGCTGGGGTGCCACCACAGGGACTCTGATCCATCATGTGCCACCAGGGACACCACAGGGACTCTGTGCCACCTCCCTACCTGTGCCTGCTGCGTCGTGGCCTGTGTGGAGTCCTGCTCTTCAAGCTCTGGTACGGATTCATCGCTGTCAGACTCTGTGCCAGACCCTGCAGAGACACACAGCCCACCTCAGCCAGCTCCAGGGCACCAGTTTGGCACCATCagcccagtgaggtggtggatgGAGCACAGATGGCGTTCTGTGCGCTCTGAATGCCACCAGCAGGGTGGCACGAGTGGGTTCTCAGCCTGGCCATGGTGGGAGCAGCGTGGCAGagccccacaggtgcccagaAGCTCTGGAATGAATCCTGAGGGAGCTCCAGCCTGTGGCCCTAGCATGAGGAGGACATGGGTGGCACTTTCAGGGTGGTGAGGTGGGCAGTTTAGTGTGACAGCGCCTCTCCTGAGTCCCCTCAAAGCCACAGCACCAAGACCCCACTCACAGAGCCCCCAAGGTTGCTGCACATCCATGGCTTCACTACAGGGATGATCTGGGATaaccccaaaccctcctcaGGGGACCTGAAGGCCACCAGGATGATCTGGGATTACCCCAAACCCTCTTCAGGATGATGTGGGATAACTCCAAGCCCCCCTCAGGGGACCTGAGGGTCACCAGGATGATCTGGGATAACTCCAAACCCCCCTCAGGGCCACCAGGATGATGTGGGATAGCCCCAGACCCTCCTCAGGGCCACCAGGATGATCTGGgataaccccaaaccccccttcAGGTGACCTGAGGGCCACCAGCTGCAGTTGTGACCCACAGCACTGACCACACCAGTTACTGAAGCACAGCTGGGTGTCCCCAACCTTGGAGGACACCTGGAGGTGACCCTGATGCTCCTGTGCAGCCATTACCTGCATTCAGTCCTCATGGCACACACAGGAACCTTGGCAAACCTCTGTGCACGTGTCCAGGTGTGTGTGCCAACACTTCAGGCATAGCGTGGGGACATCCCAGTTTGCCACCACGAGGCCACcacacacagcagtgccaggcaggtgGCATCTCCTCAGTGCGAAGCCAGCTCAGATTATCTCATTTTTGCAGTGCCCATGccacaaacaaaccacaaaaccacaaCCCCACAACCAGCACGCCGTGCTCCGTGCCCGAGGACACGCGTTAGTGACCGCTGGCACCGTGTGCCCGCCGTTAGTACCCCGTGGGCATCATCCAGTGACACTCCATGCACACACGATACCCTTGTCATTCTTGAGGACGGGCTGTGGTGCCAGCACCCCCGTGGCAGgggacagctccagcagcacggGTGGCTCTGGGgggagcagaggtggcagcTCCTCGTCATCGTCACCGGGTGCGGCTTTCGAGGGGGGCTTGCCCACCTTGGCATTGctggggggctgctgctgcttcctggcagggctggggggctttgggggggcaccaggagctggggcaggaggtggGGTGGGGGCTGCTGGGGTTGGAATGGGTTTGGAGGGGCTTTTTGGGGGTGCCTTGGCTGCAGTGGGGTTGGTTGGAGGGGGAGTGGCTTTGGCAGGGCTTTTTGGGGGTGACTTGGCCtctgtggggcttttttgggaTGCCTTAACCTCAGTGGGGCTTTTTTGGGGTGCCTTGGCCTCAGTGGGGCCTTTTGGAGGTGCTTTAGCCTCAGTGGAGCTTTTCTGGGGTGCCTTGGTCTCACCAGGGCTCTTTGGGGGCGCCTTAGCCTCAGTGGGGCTCTTTGGGGGTGCCTTGGCCTCTGCGGGGCTTTTTGGGGGTGCCTTGTCCTCAGTGGgggtggctggagctggggtgcCTTTGGCAGGGCTTTTTGGGGGTGCCTTGGCCTCAGCGGGGCTTTTTGGGGATcctttggctgcagcaggggccGCTGGAGCTGGGGTGCCTTTGGCAGGGCTTTTTGGGGGTGTCTTGGCctcaggagaggctggagaagcTGGGGTGCCTTTGGCAGGGCTTTTTGGGGGTGCCTTGGCCTCAGTGGGGCTTTTTGGGGGTGCCTTGTCctcaggagaagctgctggaggtgAGGTGGCCTTGGCAGGGCTTTTTGGGGGTGCCTTGGCCTCAGTGGGGCTCTTCGGGGGTGCCTTggcctcagcaggagcagctgaaggtgctggaGCCACAGGAGaggatggggcagggacagagctgctcttgGGAGGTTTTTTGGATGCTCCAGGggaagctggagctgggggggctTTGGCAGGGCTTTTTGGGGGTGCCTTGGCCTCAGTGGGGCTTTTTGGGGGTGCCTTGTCCTCAGGAGAGGCTGGGGTGGTTTTGCCAGGGCTCTTTGGGGGTGTTTTGTCCtcaggagaggctgctggagcaggagtggCTTTCACAGGGCTCTTTGGGGGTGCCTTGTCCTCAGTGGGGCTTTCTGGGGGTGCCTTGGCCTCAGGAGAGGCTGGTGGAGCTGGGGTGGCTTTGACAGGactttttgggggtgttttgtCTTCAGTGGGGGTGGCTTTGGCAGGGCTCTTTGGAGGTGTtttggcagctggagctggaggagctgcaggagctggggtggcaggggatgggctggcaggggatgGGGTGACACCACCAGGACTCTTGGCAGCACTTTTGGCTGCAGGTGgggtggctggagctgggctgggaggagctggagcagcagctgaggcagcaaCAGAGCCCTTGGTGGCATCTTTGGCTGAGGGAGGGGTGGCTGGAGGTGCCAAGGGtggtgtgacagggacagaggggacagctggggcagTGGTTGGGCTCCCAGGAGTTGGTTTGGCCACTGGAGAGGTGGCTGGAGCCACCATGGGtggtgtgacagggacagcaggagatGGTTTGGCCACAGGAGGGGtggctggaggtgccaggggtgctgtgacagggacagaggtggcagctggggcagtggttgggctcccaggagctgctttggcCACAGGAGGAGTGGCCAAAGGTGCCAGGGGTGGTGtgacaggaggagaaggggcagCAGTTGGACTTGGAGGAGCTGCTTTGGCCACTGGAGGGGCAGCTGGAGCCACCACGGGCGGTGTCacaggggcagaggggacagcaacTGGACTTGGGGGAGCTGctttggctgcaggagccaccatggctggtgtgacaggggcaCCAGGAGATGTTTTAGCCACAGGAGGGATGGCTGGAGCTGCCATGGGtggtgtgacagggacagaggggacagcaggcgctgctgctggcagcactgggctggCTGGAGACCCTGGGACAGAggtggcagctcccagagcaggtggggacagggcaggtggcacaggagctgctcgAGGTGCCATGGGAGAGGCCttggcagcagaaggagcaactgggagcaatggtggcactggggagccAGGGGCTGACCCAGGGGAcatcccagctggcagcagagggatgggagGTGACAAAGGAGCTTTGGGGGCAGCCAGGAACACAGGGGGAGAGATGGCACCgaccagggctggagcagcaggaactccAGGAGAAACGGGCACTGTGGGATGTGGGGGTGACCCTGGGCTCTGGGGGGACACTGCCACCGAGGGGGCTGGCAGCAAACTggggggcactgctgggggagATGCCAGAAGGGGACGGGATGGGGGAGACAGGAGagggggggctgcagggggaggaagaggagctggggctgctccagaggCTGAAGTAGGAGCAGATTtcatggcagagctgagagcagctgggagagcacTGGGGCTcactgtggggacaggaggagccactgtcactgcagcagcagcagccaggccaggtgacacaggggacacaggtgacacaggggacactggggcagagcctggagaCCCTGGGGCTGCAAACACCACGGggccctgaggagctgcagcaggggcagtggtggctgtgcccagcagagctggggcagggggctgggggggcacaGAGAACACggggatggcagcagctggcaccaCAGGGGGTGACACAGGGCCTGgggggccctgcagggcctgggaaGATGGAGATGGAGTCAGAGGTGGGGAATGAGCAGCATGGAGAAGAGCTGAAGGAGAGAAACACAGTGAGAGCAGAAatgagagcagggacaggaggagggggCATGCAGCCAGCCTGGCATTCCTCTGGCTCCTGGCCCAgcgggcactgccaggctcagcACGGAGCAGGACGTTCACCCCTTCTAGAACAGAATTTCCTGAGAGCCCTCAATGGCAGGAGGCACcaccagaaatgcagaaatccaGCGCTGCCCTACCAAAGGGGCGTCACAACACCTGAGGAGCCCCAGAAATCTGTCAggacacccagggctgctcaccagcctggggacacaaaGACCCACCTGAGAAGAGGAAGGCAAAGTCAAATATaacccaaaaaataaatatagaaataaataaaatatataaataaatataatataattccACTGACATGTGGAGAGTGCTCTGGGAGCCCCCTCCCTCCAACCAGAGAGGGCACAATGACATGGGGGTGGTGGGGCCAAACCCCCCaattccctgggagctgctcaccAGCCTGGGGTCACCCCTTGGGCTGCAGGGGGaataaaaacccaccaaaaaacagGAAGGGAAAGTCAAATATaacccaaaaaataaatatagaaataaatgaaatatcaaaataaatataatatcaTTCCACTAACATGTGGAATTACTCCTGACATTCCCAACAAAATTCCCAATGCCAGCAGCAATCAAATGGCACAGTTTAGTGATGAGGccatgccagggctgagcctggagagaGCCCTGACACTCCTGACAAAACTCCCAATGAAATTCCCAATGCCAGCAGCAATCAAGGGGCACTGTTTAGGCCATGAGAGGGTTCAGCTCCCAGTCCTGAGAGCCTGGAGAGAGCCCTGACATTCCCAATTAAATTCCCAACAAAATTCCCAGTGCCAACCAGCAATCAAGGGGCACCACTTAGTGAAGAGGCCATGAGAGGGTTCAGCTCCCATTTCCtgagagcctgcagagccctgacaTTCCCAGTGAAATTCCCAATGAAATTCCCAGTGCCAAGCAGCAAATCAAGGGGCACTGTTTAGGCCATGAGAGGGTTCAGCTTCCAGTCCTGAGAGCCCTGACATTCCTGACAAAGTTCCCAATGAAATTCCCAATGCCAACAGCAATCAAAGGGCACCATTTAGTGAAGGGACCATGAGAGGGTTCATCTCTCAGCTCCTGAAGGGCCCTGACATTCCCAGAGTGAttcccagcagccagaggagctccaagggagggcagagcccagcagagctgggcagggcagggctggtccaaccagcagaaccagcccgGGCACGGCGCcgccctggggagctgcagagcccagagccagccctgtgccatggatcctgtccctgtgccatggatcctgtccctgtgccaccctgggaccagccctgtgccatggatgctgtccctgtgccaccctgtgcccagctctgtgccatggatcctgtccctgtgccaccctgtgcccagctctgtgccatggatcctgtccctgtgccaccctgggatcagctctgtgccatggatcctgtccctgtgccaccctgggaccagccctgtgccatggctcctgtccctgtgccaccctgggaccagccctgtgccatggatcctgtccctgtgccatggatcctgtccctgtgccaccctgtgcccagcccagagccagccctgtgccatggatcctgtccctgccaggtgctgtgtccctgtcccaccctgGGATCAGTGTCACAGCCATGTCCTGGTCTTGCTGCCACCCATGGCAgtgacagagcccagagccagccctgtgccatggaTCCTGTCCTTGTGCCACCCTGGGaccagccctgtgccatggatcctgtccctgtgccaccctgtacccagccctgtgccatggatcctgtccctgcccctgctgtgtccctgtgccttttttactgttttcCACACAAAAacctttaaatatttctggtCACCCACgtgctgggatgtgctgaggAGGGTGGGGGTCCCCTCACcatggggaggagctggaggagggggTCCCCCTGCTTGGACCCTTTCCTGACCCCATAACCCTGCCTGGACCccctaaacctgccctgacCCCCCTAAAATGCTGgatcctgtccctgccaggtgctgtgtccctgtcccaccctgGGATCAGTGTCACAGTCGTGTCCTGGTCTGTCACCTCTTGCAGTGTCACATGCAGGGAatgccatccctgtccctgccccaggaatGGGGTCCTGAAAGGTGCTGCCAATGCCCCATTTTACCCCTTTTTTACCCCAAATCagggcagcctggagctggacagcagtgccaggacatTTCCTGCTCCAAGGAACGTTCTGGTGCCTCCCAAAGGCACAGAACGTGCAGAGCCACCTCTTCCAGAACAATCTTTTATTCCTGtctgctctccctgttcctTCTGAGCACATTCCTGATGAACACAATCATTCCTGATGAACACAATCATTCCTGATGAACACAATCATTCCTGCTTCTCCCCCACAACCCCACCTTTGCTTGGTTCCTTCTCAAACATCCCAAGCTAAAAGATTCCCCAAAACCAAAAGATTTCTGCCCAGAATCCCTCGGGATCAGCATGGACCAGCCCCACATCTCTAAagtttttccaaggaaaaagaggaaaatccaAGGAGGAATCCCAAGGAAGGAATCCCAAAATCAGGGGATCTGGGGATCCCAAAATCCTGCCTGAggaatcccaaaatcctgcctgaggaatcccaaaatcctgccTGAGGAATCCCAAGGAAGGAATCTCAAATAAAGGGATTTGggaatcccaaaatcctgccTGAGGgatcccaggagcagcagaattttGGGAGCTGTCAGCTGAAAACGACAGGAGGGGCCCCAAAAAGGAATTCCAGCCATGCCAGGAGGGATaaggagctcagcagctcctgggaattTTCAGTGCAGCTGTCACAGCAAGAGCCATCACTCAGCTCCCTCCttgtgtcccctctctgtcaCCAATCCTCTGTGGTGGTCCCACAATGGGACAGATACCAAATCCTATGAGAACCCCCCAAATCTGACAAGACAGATGTTCAAAATTCAGTGTGACACCCTCAAATCCAATGGGGCAGACCCCAAAAGCCAAAGGGACAAACTCCAAATCCCAAGGCACAGATACACAAAATTCAGTgaggaaaccccaaatccaatGGGACAGGCCCCCAGATCTAACAGgacaaacccccaaatccaaCAGGACAGACCCCCAAAATTCAATGGACGACCCCCA encodes:
- the NACA gene encoding nascent polypeptide-associated complex subunit alpha isoform X1, whose translation is MSPGSAPGSPVPPLLPVAPSAAKASPMAPRAAPVPPALSPPALGAATSVPGSPASPVLPAAAPAVPSVPVTPPMAAPAIPPVAKTSPGAPVTPAMVAPAAKAAPPSPVAVPSAPVTPPVVAPAAPPVAKAAPPSPTAAPSPPVTPPLAPLATPPVAKAAPGSPTTAPAATSVPVTAPLAPPATPPVAKPSPAVPVTPPMVAPATSPVAKPTPGSPTTAPAVPSVPVTPPLAPPATPPSAKDATKGSVAASAAAPAPPSPAPATPPAAKSAAKSPGGVTPSPASPSPATPAPAAPPAPAAKTPPKSPAKATPTEDKTPPKSPVKATPAPPASPEAKAPPESPTEDKAPPKSPVKATPAPAASPEDKTPPKSPGKTTPASPEDKAPPKSPTEAKAPPKSPAKAPPAPASPGASKKPPKSSSVPAPSSPVAPAPSAAPAEAKAPPKSPTEAKAPPKSPAKATSPPAASPEDKAPPKSPTEAKAPPKSPAKGTPASPASPEAKTPPKSPAKGTPAPAAPAAAKGSPKSPAEAKAPPKSPAKGTPAPATPTEDKAPPKSPAEAKAPPKSPTEAKAPPKSPGETKAPQKSSTEAKAPPKGPTEAKAPQKSPTEVKASQKSPTEAKSPPKSPAKATPPPTNPTAAKAPPKSPSKPIPTPAAPTPPPAPAPGAPPKPPSPARKQQQPPSNAKVGKPPSKAAPGDDDEELPPLLPPEPPVLLELSPATGVLAPQPVLKNDKGSGTESDSDESVPELEEQDSTQATTQQAQLAAAAEIDEEPVSKAKQSRSEKKARKAMSKLGLRQVTGVTRVTIRKSKNILFVITKPDVYKSPASDTYIVFGEAKIEDLSQQAQLAAAEKFKVQGEPVSNIQENTQTPTVQEESEEEEVDETGVEVKDIELVMSQANVSRAKAVRALKNNSNDIVNAIMELTM